Proteins encoded by one window of Desulfurococcus sp.:
- the hjc gene encoding Holliday junction resolvase Hjc translates to MSNRSRGFSHERDLARRLWNEGFAVIRAPASGSRARILKYPDIVALYKGRIIALEAKTAGEEKAIYVRREQVEKLLEFSKRAGASPFIAVKFVGEGEWFFVPLDRLVEAGDSFKIPVEAVRKGFRLKGLVSLVKGGKSLLEYTGESTP, encoded by the coding sequence GTGAGCAATAGATCCAGAGGCTTCTCTCACGAGAGAGACCTGGCTAGGAGGTTATGGAATGAAGGTTTTGCTGTCATAAGGGCACCTGCAAGTGGCAGCCGAGCGAGAATCTTAAAGTACCCTGACATAGTAGCTTTATACAAGGGGAGAATTATCGCCTTAGAAGCCAAGACAGCCGGGGAAGAGAAGGCCATTTATGTTAGAAGAGAGCAGGTTGAAAAACTCCTTGAATTCTCTAAGAGAGCTGGAGCATCACCTTTCATAGCCGTCAAGTTCGTGGGAGAAGGAGAGTGGTTTTTCGTGCCTCTTGACAGGTTGGTGGAGGCTGGCGACAGCTTTAAGATCCCGGTCGAAGCTGTGAGAAAAGGATTCAGGCTTAAGGGACTGGTATCGCTTGTTAAAGGTGGTAAGAGTTTACTCGAGTATACTGGTGAATCTACTCCTTAA
- a CDS encoding acetyl-CoA carboxylase biotin carboxylase subunit family protein, with product MSKRILIASRGDIAVRIARVLLEKGYQPLGVYTEHDKESPHRRLVVEEARVSSYTDPKEIVEVALKLGADAVHPGYGSSSRSLELQLEVARKGLVFIAPPASIVEFTRDKPAVKMLAEKIGVPTLPWTMISDETDLREFARVYGYPLIVKPAKGSWGRGLRILWSENDVDDLKTVVKNAGRLFGDTRVYVEPFIASAKHIEVQLIGDGERVIHLFERECSLQDDYLKILAEAPSKAVTGELRSKLVNYATILGDALRLKDVVTVEFLYDTRNSNIYLLEVNPGLTPEHLATEIATGVNIIEKQVEVALYSALKLKQENVELKEWVLEAVVFNKKLSGDGASAGLIEYYEEPGGPGISVDPGIAPGVKVSSEYTLLAKIAAWGSDRATAMNRLRRAISEISVGGVETNIPLLKEVLSLKEVEDGAYTIRLLDEKKNTISSNIRSKMLLHSIAAVALVEYGDKAAREVFTRNQKHPESLAAEASRIKRSAWFYYIRLRERMRRH from the coding sequence GTGTCAAAGAGGATTTTAATAGCTAGTCGAGGCGATATCGCTGTAAGGATAGCTAGAGTGCTGTTAGAGAAAGGGTATCAGCCGCTGGGAGTTTACACAGAGCATGATAAGGAGAGCCCTCATAGAAGACTTGTTGTCGAGGAGGCTAGAGTATCCAGTTACACTGACCCTAAGGAGATAGTAGAGGTAGCTTTAAAGCTGGGTGCTGACGCCGTCCACCCCGGCTATGGTTCTTCAAGCAGGAGCTTAGAGCTCCAGTTGGAGGTTGCCCGGAAGGGCCTGGTCTTCATAGCACCTCCTGCCAGCATAGTAGAGTTCACCCGGGATAAGCCGGCGGTGAAAATGCTTGCGGAGAAGATTGGTGTGCCAACGCTACCTTGGACTATGATCAGCGATGAAACTGATCTCAGGGAGTTCGCTAGAGTCTATGGTTACCCATTGATTGTTAAGCCAGCTAAAGGCAGCTGGGGGAGAGGATTAAGGATTCTATGGAGTGAAAACGATGTAGATGACTTGAAAACAGTAGTGAAGAATGCTGGGAGACTCTTCGGGGATACAAGAGTCTACGTGGAGCCCTTTATCGCTAGCGCAAAGCACATAGAGGTACAGTTGATAGGGGATGGGGAGAGAGTCATACACTTGTTTGAGAGGGAATGCAGTTTACAAGACGACTACTTGAAGATCCTTGCGGAGGCACCTTCTAAAGCTGTGACAGGTGAGTTGAGAAGTAAGCTAGTGAACTATGCTACAATTCTAGGTGACGCGCTCAGGTTGAAGGATGTAGTCACCGTTGAATTCCTCTACGATACTAGAAACAGCAACATCTACTTGTTAGAGGTGAATCCAGGCTTAACTCCCGAGCACTTGGCAACAGAGATTGCAACAGGCGTGAACATTATCGAGAAGCAGGTAGAGGTAGCTTTATACTCCGCGCTTAAGTTGAAGCAGGAGAACGTAGAACTAAAGGAGTGGGTGCTGGAAGCCGTAGTCTTCAATAAAAAGCTCTCCGGGGACGGTGCGAGTGCAGGCTTAATAGAATACTACGAGGAACCCGGGGGTCCAGGCATATCTGTGGACCCGGGTATAGCCCCCGGCGTGAAGGTGAGCAGCGAGTATACTCTTCTAGCTAAGATAGCTGCATGGGGGAGTGATAGAGCTACAGCTATGAATAGATTAAGGAGAGCTATTAGTGAGATAAGCGTGGGAGGCGTTGAAACTAACATACCTCTACTCAAAGAGGTACTCAGCCTCAAGGAGGTTGAAGATGGCGCCTACACCATCAGGTTGCTTGATGAGAAGAAGAATACTATATCATCCAATATAAGGAGTAAAATGCTGCTACACTCCATTGCCGCAGTAGCACTCGTAGAGTACGGGGATAAAGCTGCTAGGGAAGTCTTCACTAGAAACCAGAAGCACCCAGAGAGTTTAGCTGCAGAGGCTTCCAGGATAAAGAGGAGCGCGTGGTTCTACTACATTAGGTTAAGGGAGAGGATGAGGAGGCATTAA
- the ppsA gene encoding phosphoenolpyruvate synthase, translating into MSKETRFVLWLDEVRKEDVPLVGGKNANLGEMINAGIPVPPGFAVTAYAFKYFLEKTGIGEKIFSMLRNLDVNNTRELEETTAKIREMILNQPMPPEVEEEIKAYYLELARRLGMDPRNLRVAVRSSATAEDMPEASFAGQQETYLNVYGADNVVNYVKRCWASLYTARATFYRVAQGIPHERTLMSVTVQKMVNSKAAGVMFTLHPVTGDESVVVIEGSWGLGESVVGGKVTPDEFVVSKDTLSIVEKRINKKTFMITFDPSLGRNVHLTWSDEKGTWVSEEGEKVNPPLAKIARPEEPALTEEEVRKLAELSMLIFKHYGRHMDIEWAIDSDLPFPQNVFIVQARPETVWSVKKAREVEKPVEVKGRTVKLAEARVLVKGLPASPGIGAGIAKVILDPKSKEAMEFKEGEILITRMTDPDWVPLMKKARAIVTDEGGMTSHAAIVSRELGIPAVVGTGSATKTIPSGIEVTVDGGRGVVYEGIVEELAKPKTEAPATGVVAAVGISPEQLLPLYPVTATKIYMNLGEPDAIEKYKDLPFDGIGLMRIEFIFTDWVQYHPLYLIEIGKPEIVVNKLAEGIAKVAQAIYPRPVVVRFSDFKTNEYRGLKGGEKYEPDERNPIIGWRGVSRYIHPKYEPGFRLEVRAIKKVREEMGLTNVWVMFPFVRTTWELERAIAIMEEEGLKRSKDFKVWAMAEVPSIALLADKFAEYVDGFSIGSNDLTQLVLGADRDSNILAEMGYFDERDPAVLEAIRLIIEKAHSKGATVSICGQAPSVYPEIVEFLVRLGIDSISVNPDAVVATRRLVASIERKIMLERLEKIIDKLKNLEY; encoded by the coding sequence ATGAGTAAGGAAACCAGGTTCGTTCTATGGCTGGATGAAGTTAGAAAGGAGGATGTACCGTTAGTAGGAGGGAAGAACGCGAATCTCGGAGAAATGATAAATGCCGGTATACCAGTTCCGCCAGGCTTCGCTGTAACAGCTTATGCATTCAAGTACTTCCTTGAGAAAACAGGTATCGGTGAGAAGATATTCAGCATGCTCAGGAATCTTGATGTAAATAATACTAGAGAGTTAGAGGAGACGACTGCCAAGATCAGAGAGATGATATTGAATCAGCCAATGCCACCCGAGGTTGAAGAGGAAATTAAAGCGTACTACCTGGAGCTGGCTAGAAGGCTAGGGATGGATCCAAGAAACCTTAGAGTTGCAGTTAGAAGTAGTGCTACAGCAGAGGATATGCCTGAAGCCAGCTTCGCTGGACAGCAGGAAACCTACCTCAACGTGTACGGTGCTGATAACGTAGTGAACTATGTTAAGAGATGCTGGGCCAGCCTCTACACTGCTAGAGCTACATTCTACCGTGTCGCCCAGGGGATACCCCATGAGAGAACCCTCATGAGTGTTACAGTTCAGAAGATGGTTAACAGTAAGGCTGCTGGCGTAATGTTCACTCTACACCCGGTTACAGGCGATGAAAGCGTTGTAGTAATAGAAGGTAGCTGGGGTCTAGGCGAATCAGTTGTAGGCGGGAAAGTTACACCAGACGAGTTCGTTGTATCCAAGGATACCCTCAGCATAGTTGAGAAGCGTATTAACAAGAAAACATTCATGATAACATTCGATCCATCTCTAGGCAGGAACGTGCATCTAACATGGAGCGATGAGAAGGGTACCTGGGTATCGGAGGAGGGCGAGAAAGTCAACCCGCCGCTTGCTAAGATAGCCAGGCCTGAGGAGCCAGCTCTAACCGAGGAGGAGGTTAGAAAACTAGCTGAACTCTCAATGTTGATCTTCAAGCATTACGGCAGGCACATGGATATAGAGTGGGCTATAGACTCTGATCTACCATTCCCGCAGAACGTATTCATCGTTCAGGCTAGGCCTGAAACCGTATGGAGTGTTAAGAAGGCCAGGGAAGTCGAGAAGCCTGTTGAAGTTAAGGGTAGAACTGTTAAGCTGGCTGAAGCTAGAGTACTAGTGAAGGGTCTACCAGCTTCACCAGGAATAGGTGCTGGTATAGCGAAAGTGATACTAGACCCTAAGAGCAAGGAAGCCATGGAGTTCAAGGAAGGCGAGATACTGATAACCAGGATGACAGACCCTGACTGGGTTCCATTAATGAAGAAGGCTAGAGCTATAGTGACAGATGAAGGTGGTATGACAAGCCATGCTGCAATAGTAAGCCGTGAGCTCGGTATACCAGCAGTAGTAGGCACTGGTAGTGCTACAAAAACCATTCCATCAGGCATCGAGGTAACCGTGGATGGAGGTAGAGGTGTAGTATACGAGGGCATAGTAGAGGAGCTAGCTAAGCCTAAGACTGAGGCTCCAGCTACTGGTGTTGTAGCAGCTGTCGGCATAAGCCCCGAGCAATTACTCCCACTATACCCTGTTACAGCCACGAAGATCTATATGAATCTAGGTGAACCCGACGCCATTGAGAAATACAAGGATCTCCCCTTCGATGGCATAGGGTTAATGAGAATAGAATTCATATTCACCGACTGGGTGCAGTATCATCCATTATACCTGATAGAGATAGGAAAACCTGAAATAGTAGTCAACAAGCTCGCTGAAGGCATAGCCAAGGTTGCACAGGCAATCTACCCGAGACCGGTAGTGGTGAGATTCAGTGACTTCAAGACTAACGAGTACCGTGGCTTGAAGGGAGGCGAGAAGTACGAGCCTGATGAGAGAAACCCAATTATAGGCTGGAGAGGAGTCAGCAGGTACATTCATCCCAAGTACGAGCCCGGCTTCAGGCTCGAGGTTAGAGCTATAAAGAAAGTTAGAGAGGAGATGGGGTTAACTAACGTATGGGTAATGTTCCCATTCGTGAGAACCACATGGGAGCTGGAGAGAGCTATAGCGATAATGGAGGAGGAAGGCCTCAAGAGAAGCAAGGACTTCAAGGTATGGGCGATGGCTGAAGTTCCAAGCATAGCCTTACTCGCCGACAAGTTCGCTGAGTATGTTGATGGATTCAGCATAGGCAGCAATGATCTAACACAGTTAGTATTAGGTGCCGATAGAGACAGCAATATACTAGCTGAAATGGGCTACTTTGATGAGAGGGATCCAGCTGTACTGGAAGCAATAAGACTAATAATTGAGAAAGCCCACAGTAAGGGTGCTACTGTAAGTATCTGTGGGCAAGCTCCCAGCGTCTACCCCGAGATAGTTGAATTCCTTGTAAGACTAGGCATTGACAGCATAAGCGTTAACCCTGACGCTGTTGTAGCAACAAGGAGGCTTGTCGCCAGCATAGAGAGAAAGATAATGCTTGAGAGACTAGAGAAAATCATAGATAAACTCAAGAATCTAGAATACTAG
- a CDS encoding metallophosphoesterase — protein sequence MQSRIPAVVLLLALVAVLLMTADILPLELNASTTIPLFEKTRKEIPGNLPWYPVIVIGDNRPYDVNDVDPPGVFYQLVNEAENAFPLAFIGLGDHVGFGTPEQYAKLYELLNKTRLENIWMVPGNHDVAYSGTAGKGIDFWRQYVGPDVIITDSIPGWRIALVNSEASLETWRQQLLEAFNYTGGSKLILGFHRPLYPDVSHNLGGNYSSILLEYMNTYGWPSLVLQAHWHGWVEYRYNGSLFIITGGAGAPLYPCSDVKASEASCSSVYHYMMLILYPNGTFTYKPILLGEGSGVLKVIPLNSTSYLVVNSKLDIHGKPVEYPVRLQFKGNNTNIYVVALIPASSGVSFTLDSRRGILRLSEDLYYYVYMERSGGTVVINGTGRELDLSQYMLGEEYTVVVPGEIVKAETLTSTVIAFLTKTRTLTETTTITQRETYTTATTLKETTTVFYPELQTLTATTTYTSTAWATRTEYSTVRETSTTTLTTMSPGGYTQIVIAVIAALISGFALALLFKRR from the coding sequence ATGCAGTCGAGAATCCCGGCGGTAGTACTCCTACTCGCGCTTGTAGCAGTATTATTAATGACGGCAGACATCCTTCCCCTAGAGCTTAACGCTTCAACTACTATACCACTCTTTGAGAAGACACGTAAGGAGATTCCTGGTAACCTACCATGGTATCCAGTGATAGTTATAGGTGATAACAGACCGTATGACGTGAACGATGTAGACCCTCCAGGCGTCTTCTACCAGCTGGTCAATGAAGCTGAAAACGCGTTTCCACTAGCATTCATAGGGCTAGGGGATCACGTTGGCTTCGGCACGCCAGAACAGTACGCGAAGCTATACGAGCTCCTAAATAAAACTAGACTAGAGAATATTTGGATGGTACCGGGAAACCATGATGTAGCCTACAGTGGGACAGCGGGAAAAGGCATTGACTTCTGGAGGCAGTATGTAGGGCCCGATGTAATTATAACTGATAGTATACCCGGCTGGAGGATTGCGTTAGTGAATTCGGAGGCAAGTTTAGAAACGTGGAGACAGCAGTTGCTAGAGGCTTTTAATTACACAGGTGGCTCCAAGCTAATCCTGGGATTCCATAGGCCGTTGTACCCTGATGTAAGCCACAACCTAGGAGGCAACTACAGCTCCATATTACTAGAGTACATGAATACCTATGGATGGCCGAGCCTGGTTCTCCAAGCACACTGGCATGGGTGGGTTGAATACAGGTATAATGGATCATTATTCATTATAACTGGAGGGGCTGGAGCACCACTATACCCATGCAGCGATGTAAAAGCTTCTGAAGCGAGCTGTTCAAGCGTCTACCATTACATGATGCTAATTCTCTACCCTAACGGTACATTCACATACAAGCCGATACTCCTCGGTGAGGGGAGCGGCGTCTTAAAAGTTATACCATTGAATTCTACATCCTATCTGGTAGTTAACTCGAAGCTAGACATCCACGGTAAACCTGTAGAATACCCTGTAAGATTACAGTTCAAGGGAAACAACACTAACATCTATGTTGTAGCATTGATTCCAGCTTCATCCGGCGTCTCGTTCACGCTAGACTCGAGAAGAGGGATTCTACGCCTCTCCGAAGACCTCTACTACTACGTGTACATGGAGAGGAGTGGCGGGACTGTGGTTATTAATGGGACTGGTAGAGAATTAGATTTATCCCAGTATATGCTAGGCGAGGAGTACACAGTTGTAGTGCCAGGTGAGATCGTGAAAGCTGAAACTCTAACATCCACGGTTATAGCCTTCCTCACAAAGACTAGGACTTTGACCGAGACTACTACTATAACGCAGAGAGAAACCTACACGACTGCTACGACTCTAAAGGAAACTACTACGGTATTCTACCCCGAGCTACAAACTCTTACTGCTACTACAACGTACACCAGCACTGCATGGGCTACGAGAACAGAGTACTCGACTGTAAGGGAAACCAGCACTACTACTCTCACTACAATGAGTCCAGGAGGCTACACTCAAATAGTGATTGCAGTAATTGCAGCTCTTATATCAGGGTTTGCGCTGGCACTACTCTTCAAAAGAAGGTAG
- a CDS encoding cyclic 2,3-diphosphoglycerate synthase, with the protein MPRKIVILGAGGRDFHNFNVFYRDNPDYRVVAFLQTQIPGISGRRYPPSLAGSLYPDGIPILSLDYLEDAARSRGVEEAVLAFSDLTYDELGGILSRVLSLGLSFRIHGPMDTMLESIKPVIAVTGVKTGAGKSTVSREIALELRRRGLRVGIVRHPMSYGDLEKSAVQGFHSFEDLDKYEATVEEREEYEHYLKLGFSVYAGVDYGRILRLVESENDVILWDGGNNDFPFYKPDFMIVVADAMRPGVEVSSFPGEVNLRMSNAVIINKVDQAKPGAVAKIKENIRSRNPSADVSLAESIVVVDNPKLIEGKKVLVVEDSPTITHGGAPYAAGYVAALKYGAQPVDPRSFATSFFKNIYEAYPHIGPVLPSTGYRPEQLKELEETIRRAPVDAVVLGTPSDITRLIRIDKPVVRVGFELRIVEGPSIGDYIEMFLEKARRKIS; encoded by the coding sequence ATGCCTAGAAAGATAGTTATTCTAGGTGCTGGTGGAAGAGACTTCCACAACTTCAATGTATTCTACAGAGATAACCCAGATTACAGGGTGGTAGCATTCCTTCAAACCCAGATACCAGGTATCTCGGGTAGACGTTACCCTCCTTCTCTAGCCGGCTCGCTATACCCTGATGGAATACCCATCCTAAGCTTAGATTACCTCGAGGATGCCGCGAGAAGCCGTGGTGTTGAAGAAGCTGTACTAGCCTTCAGCGATCTAACATACGATGAGCTAGGGGGAATTCTCTCACGCGTGCTATCACTAGGATTAAGCTTCAGGATCCATGGCCCCATGGATACAATGCTCGAGAGCATTAAGCCTGTAATAGCTGTAACAGGTGTTAAAACAGGTGCTGGCAAGAGCACTGTTTCAAGAGAGATCGCATTAGAGTTAAGGAGGAGAGGGCTTCGAGTCGGTATTGTGAGACACCCAATGTCGTATGGGGACCTGGAGAAGTCAGCTGTCCAGGGATTCCATAGCTTCGAAGACCTGGATAAATACGAGGCTACAGTAGAGGAGCGGGAGGAGTACGAGCACTACTTGAAGCTAGGGTTCTCGGTTTACGCTGGAGTCGACTACGGGAGGATACTCAGGCTCGTGGAATCCGAGAATGATGTAATACTATGGGATGGAGGCAACAACGACTTCCCGTTCTACAAGCCTGACTTCATGATAGTAGTTGCAGACGCTATGAGACCTGGTGTAGAAGTATCATCCTTCCCAGGTGAAGTAAACCTCAGGATGAGTAATGCTGTAATAATAAACAAGGTTGACCAGGCTAAACCAGGTGCAGTCGCGAAAATCAAGGAGAACATCCGCTCGAGGAATCCAAGCGCAGATGTAAGTCTCGCCGAGAGCATTGTTGTAGTAGATAATCCTAAACTCATAGAAGGTAAGAAGGTTCTAGTTGTAGAGGACTCGCCCACCATAACGCATGGAGGAGCCCCCTATGCAGCTGGATATGTCGCGGCACTGAAGTACGGGGCTCAACCAGTTGACCCGAGGAGCTTTGCTACAAGCTTCTTTAAGAACATATACGAGGCCTACCCGCATATAGGCCCAGTACTCCCGAGCACAGGGTATCGTCCTGAGCAGTTGAAAGAACTCGAGGAGACTATTAGAAGAGCACCTGTCGATGCAGTCGTCCTAGGGACACCCTCAGATATCACTAGGCTGATAAGAATAGATAAGCCGGTTGTCAGAGTTGGCTTCGAGCTGAGAATAGTAGAGGGGCCATCTATAGGAGACTACATTGAAATGTTCCTTGAGAAGGCTAGGAGAAAAATATCCTAG
- a CDS encoding PINc/VapC family ATPase translates to MSLRIAGEVVYVPDFTALVQGAMSKLVEEKRIVGRIIVHRAVLQVLEHSASKDRVEGYTGLEEVRRLREYSEKGLIKVEIAGERIKSLPPDEIEAVNEVNAAVREYAYSVNGVLVTGSELQYQVAKAMGVQVLFVGNNKTGKLKFETYFTEDTMSVHLKEGVEPVAKVGRPGEWKFVKLGDKPLTRREIEEMANEIIEATRSRRDAFIEIDRAGSTIIQLGAYRIVVTRPPLSDGWEITAVRPLKRLKLEEYNLPPELLKRLEERAEGILIAGAPGMGKTTFAQALAEYYMRMNKVVKTIESPRDMILPPNITQYSKHYAVIGELHDILLLSRPDYTVFDEMRTDEDFKLFADLRLAGIGMIGVIHATTPIDAIQRFIGRVELGMIPSIVDTVIFVRNGQVDKVYEVRMTVKLPTGLREAELSRPVIEVRDFLTGELEYEIYTFGEQTVVVPVKKLRGKLSIHEKLVEEITKIIPGADVLVEDNTIVVVVSRGSLKDYNKRVRKLRRLEEKYKIPLRIRVKE, encoded by the coding sequence TTGAGTCTAAGGATTGCCGGTGAAGTAGTGTACGTGCCTGACTTCACAGCTCTAGTACAAGGGGCTATGTCGAAACTCGTGGAAGAGAAGCGTATAGTAGGAAGGATCATAGTTCACAGGGCAGTACTACAGGTATTAGAGCATAGTGCCTCTAAGGATAGAGTTGAAGGATACACTGGCTTAGAGGAGGTGCGGAGGCTCAGAGAGTACAGTGAGAAGGGTCTCATAAAAGTTGAAATAGCCGGTGAGAGAATCAAGAGCCTTCCCCCTGATGAAATTGAAGCAGTTAATGAAGTCAATGCTGCTGTAAGAGAGTACGCTTACTCTGTTAACGGCGTTCTGGTCACAGGTAGCGAGCTACAGTACCAGGTGGCGAAGGCCATGGGTGTACAGGTGTTATTCGTGGGGAATAATAAAACTGGTAAACTAAAGTTTGAAACATACTTCACTGAGGATACCATGAGCGTGCACTTAAAGGAGGGGGTTGAACCAGTAGCAAAGGTCGGCAGGCCAGGTGAATGGAAGTTTGTCAAGCTGGGAGATAAGCCTCTAACTAGACGAGAAATCGAGGAAATGGCTAACGAGATTATAGAAGCCACTAGAAGCAGAAGAGATGCATTCATAGAGATTGATAGAGCCGGTTCAACTATAATCCAGCTAGGAGCCTACAGGATAGTTGTGACAAGACCTCCATTAAGCGATGGATGGGAGATAACAGCTGTCCGCCCCTTAAAGAGGCTCAAGCTCGAAGAGTATAATCTCCCGCCGGAACTCTTGAAGAGGCTTGAAGAAAGAGCTGAAGGAATACTGATAGCCGGCGCTCCTGGAATGGGTAAGACCACGTTTGCTCAAGCCCTCGCAGAATACTATATGAGGATGAATAAAGTAGTAAAAACTATTGAGTCTCCACGAGATATGATACTCCCACCAAATATAACCCAGTACAGCAAGCACTACGCTGTCATCGGCGAGCTACACGATATACTACTACTCTCGAGACCAGACTACACGGTCTTCGATGAAATGAGGACAGATGAAGACTTCAAGTTATTCGCTGACCTAAGGCTTGCAGGTATAGGCATGATCGGAGTAATCCATGCTACAACACCAATAGATGCTATTCAGAGATTCATAGGGAGAGTTGAGCTAGGCATGATACCATCAATAGTTGATACAGTAATATTCGTTAGAAATGGGCAAGTTGACAAAGTATACGAGGTGAGAATGACTGTAAAGCTTCCTACAGGGCTCCGTGAAGCAGAGCTATCAAGACCTGTAATAGAGGTAAGAGACTTCCTCACAGGCGAGCTAGAATACGAGATATACACGTTCGGCGAGCAAACTGTCGTAGTACCAGTTAAGAAGCTACGGGGCAAGCTCAGCATCCACGAGAAACTAGTAGAGGAAATCACGAAGATAATACCGGGTGCAGATGTATTAGTAGAAGATAACACAATAGTAGTAGTTGTATCTAGAGGCAGCTTAAAGGACTACAATAAGAGGGTTAGAAAGCTGAGGAGGCTTGAAGAGAAGTATAAGATACCATTGAGGATCAGAGTTAAGGAGTAG